Within Micromonospora parathelypteridis, the genomic segment GAGGGGACGGTCCGCTGGGCGGTCGCCCCCGAGCAGGCCCGCTGGCAACTTCCGGATTCGTACCTCGTGCAGAACACGTTGATCGGGGCGCTGCGCGCCAGCGGGGTGACGCTCGCCCCCGACCTGCTCCCCGGTCACCTGCCGCTACCCCGACGAGGCATGTGAGACAGGCGCGATCGACGATTCCATCCGGTGCCCGACAGCGTCGCCGGGGCGCCGGTCCTCGTTGACAGGAAGACGGCGCGAACGCGCGCCACGAACGGGGGAACGATGTCCACGGACGACAGGGCGCCTCATCCCGGCGGCACCGAACCGCCCCGGCGCAGCCACCCACGGCACCGCTGGGCCGGCACCCGGCCGTCCGGTTCGCGCCCCGGCCGCCCACGCCCCACCGGCTCCCGCCCGGCCGGCACCAACCGCCCGCTGCGTTAGTCGGCCAGCGGGGCGCTGGCGGAGCTAGTCGGCCAGCGGGACGCTGGCGGAGTGGTATTGGCGGCCGTCGTCGGTGACGACGGCGTGGCGGTAACCGCCCAGGCGGTCCAACCAGCCGAGACCGGTGACCCCCATCGCCAGGGCGGCGGTGGCGTACGCGTCGGCCACCCCGAGATTGGCGCCGACCACGGTCACCGAGCGCAAGCCGCTGGCCGGCGTGCCCCGGCGCGGGTCCAGCACGTGCCGGCCCCGCTCGTAGACGCCGGACGTGGCCACGGCCAGGTCGGTCCCGGTGAGCACCAGGCAGGTCGCCATGGCGTCCCACGGGTGCCGGATGCCGATGCGCCACGGCGCTCCGGCCGGCGAGAGGCCGCGCACGCGGAGGTCGCCGCCGGCGTTCACACAGTGGTTCGCGGCACCGGCGGCGAGCAGACGATCCGAGGCGACCTGGGCCGCCCAGCCCTTCACGAAGCCGGACGGGTCGAGCCGCCCGGTGGCGTACGCGTCGAAGAACCCGTCGGTGGCACCCCACAGGTCGGCGCAGGCCTCCAGCACGAACCGCAGGTCCGCCGACGCCTCGGAGAGCAGCACCTCGCCCCGGTCGAAGCGGCACACCTCGCTCTCCGGCTTGTACGTGCTGAACCGGGCGTCCACCTCACGCATCCAGGCGAAGACCTCGTCGGCCAGCTCGGTCAGGGTCGCCGCTGGCAGGTCGTCGGCGAGGTCCAGGGTGATCGCCGTACCCATGATCTGTTCGACCCGGCACAGCCCGGGTCGGGTCATCGCCGCCGGCACGTCAGAACGCCTGCTCGATCGCGCCTCGCAGCGACTGCTTGTAGGAGTTGCTGGTCTCGGTGGCACCGGAGACGGTGTTCACGTTGGCGCTCTGCTTCTGCACCACCTCGCCGCCGGTGCCGTCGTACCTGCCGCTGACGTCGCCGCTGTGGATGTCGGATTCACCCCCGCTGGGCAGTGACAGCGCGACGGCGTCGACGATCCGGTTACCGGAGACCACGATCTGCACCTGCACGTACCCGTACTCGTTGTCCACGCCCGGCCCGGTGACCCGGCGGGTGGTCGGCTGCGCCGCCTTCGTGGTGGTCCGCGGCGCGGCGGGAGCCTTCGTGGTGGTGCGGGTGCCGGACGGCCGGGCCGCGCTCTTGCTGGGTTTGGGCGACGACGGCGCGCCGGGAGCCACCGACGGCGTCGGTGCCCCGGCCGCCGGGTCGGCGGGCGGGTCGACGCTCGGGTCGACGTCCTGCGGGGTGGGGTTGACCGGCTGGGCGCTCGGCAGGTTCTGGGCGACCTGGGTGGTGCCCGGCGAGCCCTTGAACACCACCAGCGCGGTGGTGCTGGCGGCCAGGCCGGTGATCGCGAGCAACGCGCGACGCATGGATTGCCCTTCCTACAACTCGAACGTGGCCAGGTGGATCTGCCGTCGGGGCACGCCGGCCCGGCGCAGCGCGCGGACCGACTGCTCCACCAGCCCGGGTGGCCCGCACAGGTAGACGTCGCGCCGGGCCACGTCGGGCACCAGTTGACGCAACCCGTCCGGGCTCATCAGCTGACGGGGGCCGGGGTCGTCGCGGGAACCGATGACGTACCAGACCGAGGTGTCGCGCTCCTGAGCCAGCCAGTCCAGCTCACGGCTGAGCAGCACGTCGGCCGGGGTCCGGGCCCGGTAGATCAGGGCGGCGCCCGGTGGCAACTCCTCCAGCATGGCTCGGATCGGCGTGATGCCGCTGCCGCCGGCGATCAGCAGGGCCCGCTCGCGGACCCGGTGCGCGGCGGTGAAGGTGCCCGACGGGCCCTGCGCCCAGACCCGGGTGCCCGGGTCCAGGTCGCGCAGGTCCGCGGTGTGCGCGCCGACGACCTTGACGGTGAGCCGCAACCAGCGACCGTTCCCAGCGGCGGAGACGGAGAACGGGTGCGACTGCCACCAGCAGCCCCGGGTGAGGAAGCGCCAGCGGAAGTACTGGCCGCCGAGCATCGCCAGCCGGCCCAGCCGCTCACCGGTGAGGTAGATGGAGATGGTGTCCGGGCTCTCGGCGACGACGTCGGCGACCCGCAGCTTGTAACGCAGGTTGAACGCCAGCGGCGCGATTACCCGACCCCAGAGCAGGGCGGCGACCACCAGCAGGTAGAGCGCGATCCAGCCGGTGCGGACCGGTCCCGGCTTGTACAGCTGCGCCCCGTGGGTGAACTGGTGGCCGAAGCCGAGCAGCAGGATCAGGTAGCTGGACAGGTGCAGCAGGTGCCACAGCTCGTAGGGCAGCGCCCGCCGGATCGCCCGGATGCTGCTGAACCCGACCAGCATCATGATGCCGGTGGCGACGAACGCCGAGACCATGTCCTCGTAGTCACCGAGCAGCGTGCCGACCTCGGCGAGAACCGACTGGTTACGCAGGTCCGCGTAGCCGACGAGGATCAGCGACATGTGCGCCAGCACGGCGACCAGCAGGGTCGCGCCGACGTCGCGATGCCACCGGGCCATCTGCTCGCCGCCGATCCACCGTTCCAGCACCGGCAGCCGGCTCATCATCAGCACCTGCACCAGCAGCAGGTAGCCGGCGATCAGGCCGCTGATCCGGCCCGCCGCGGTGACGGTGGCCGCGGTGCTCCGCAACGAGCCGGCGGGGGTGCCCAGCCACCACGGCAGCACGCTGGCGAGCAGACCGACCAGGAGCAGCAGGGCCAGCAGCCGTCGGCCGCCGGGTCCGCGCCGGGCCGGGATCTGCGGGGGTACGGGCGCAGCCGACCGGCCGCCGTGCCGGGACGAGGTCCCGGTACGACGGCCGGCGGCGTGGGTGTGCGAATGCGTCACGCGTACAGCTTCATCGGGGCGTACTTTTGGCGGGGGAAGACCTTCTGGACCTCCGCATTGGTGAGCCCGAACCGGCCCTGGGCCACCGCGCCGTACACGTTGAACATGTTGTTGGACTCCGGCACGTCACCAGAGTCCAGTTTGTCCAGACCGCTCCAGTTGCCGAGCAGCGAGCCGGCCAGCTTCTTGCCGGAGAGGATCGTGACCACCCCACCGTGCCCGTGGTCGGTGCCGCCGGTGTTGGAGCCGACGCGGCGGCCGAACTCGCTGGACACCATGATCGTCACATCGGCGGCCTGCGGGCCGAGGTCGGTGAAGAAGGCCGCCATCGCGTTGGCCAACTCGTTCAACCGGCGGTGCAGTTGGCCACCCGCACTGGTGCCCTGGTTCTCGTGGGTGTCGTAACCGCCCATGCCGACGGTGGCGACCCGGACGTTCGCCCCGCCCTTGATGAGCTGGGCGAGTTGCTTGAACGCGTTGCCGACGCCCTCGTACTTGACACCCTCGACCGGCTCGTACGGCTTGGCGGCCAATTGCTGGGCGGTGGCCAGCGCGCCCATGCCCTCCTGCACGGCCTCCTCCACCGGGTGGTTGATCCCGGTGAAGAGCCCCTTGATGGCCTTCTCGGTGGCGGCGCGGAAGCGCTCGTCGCCGTTGAGTCGCAGCGACCCGACGTTGTTCAGCGACAGCGCACCGTTGTTGCCCACCAGTGAACGGGGCAGCGTGCTGCCGATGCCGACGCTGCGGAACGCGGTGCCCTTGCCCAGGTTGTCGACCAGACCGTCCAGCCAACCCCGGCCGCCGGTCTCGTTGGGCAGCCCGCCCAGGTTGCAGGCGTCTGCGGCCTGGAAGTGGCTACGCGACAGCCGCTCGTCCGAAGTCCCCGGGATGAAGCCCAACTGACCGGCCGTGAGCCAC encodes:
- a CDS encoding FAD:protein FMN transferase, whose protein sequence is MGTAITLDLADDLPAATLTELADEVFAWMREVDARFSTYKPESEVCRFDRGEVLLSEASADLRFVLEACADLWGATDGFFDAYATGRLDPSGFVKGWAAQVASDRLLAAGAANHCVNAGGDLRVRGLSPAGAPWRIGIRHPWDAMATCLVLTGTDLAVATSGVYERGRHVLDPRRGTPASGLRSVTVVGANLGVADAYATAALAMGVTGLGWLDRLGGYRHAVVTDDGRQYHSASVPLAD
- a CDS encoding FMN-binding protein, translated to MRRALLAITGLAASTTALVVFKGSPGTTQVAQNLPSAQPVNPTPQDVDPSVDPPADPAAGAPTPSVAPGAPSSPKPSKSAARPSGTRTTTKAPAAPRTTTKAAQPTTRRVTGPGVDNEYGYVQVQIVVSGNRIVDAVALSLPSGGESDIHSGDVSGRYDGTGGEVVQKQSANVNTVSGATETSNSYKQSLRGAIEQAF
- a CDS encoding ferredoxin reductase family protein, translating into MTHSHTHAAGRRTGTSSRHGGRSAAPVPPQIPARRGPGGRRLLALLLLVGLLASVLPWWLGTPAGSLRSTAATVTAAGRISGLIAGYLLLVQVLMMSRLPVLERWIGGEQMARWHRDVGATLLVAVLAHMSLILVGYADLRNQSVLAEVGTLLGDYEDMVSAFVATGIMMLVGFSSIRAIRRALPYELWHLLHLSSYLILLLGFGHQFTHGAQLYKPGPVRTGWIALYLLVVAALLWGRVIAPLAFNLRYKLRVADVVAESPDTISIYLTGERLGRLAMLGGQYFRWRFLTRGCWWQSHPFSVSAAGNGRWLRLTVKVVGAHTADLRDLDPGTRVWAQGPSGTFTAAHRVRERALLIAGGSGITPIRAMLEELPPGAALIYRARTPADVLLSRELDWLAQERDTSVWYVIGSRDDPGPRQLMSPDGLRQLVPDVARRDVYLCGPPGLVEQSVRALRRAGVPRRQIHLATFEL
- a CDS encoding DUF1501 domain-containing protein, yielding MEKTVYNSFPLHPDCPDVRRLADNPAEALLRAEADIVAAENATEFDRYRTLENLEEAQQDGRGVTRRTFVAGAAATATALATAQFVTTSASFAATKTGTLIHVFLYGGLDGLSLVAPDNDPVLAKARPDLLLGNDSLALDRGFKLTSAFKPLEKWLTAGQLGFIPGTSDERLSRSHFQAADACNLGGLPNETGGRGWLDGLVDNLGKGTAFRSVGIGSTLPRSLVGNNGALSLNNVGSLRLNGDERFRAATEKAIKGLFTGINHPVEEAVQEGMGALATAQQLAAKPYEPVEGVKYEGVGNAFKQLAQLIKGGANVRVATVGMGGYDTHENQGTSAGGQLHRRLNELANAMAAFFTDLGPQAADVTIMVSSEFGRRVGSNTGGTDHGHGGVVTILSGKKLAGSLLGNWSGLDKLDSGDVPESNNMFNVYGAVAQGRFGLTNAEVQKVFPRQKYAPMKLYA